The Virgibacillus dokdonensis genome includes a window with the following:
- the mutM gene encoding DNA-formamidopyrimidine glycosylase yields the protein MPELPEVETIRNTLKRFVINRTIDQIDIYWPKIIKQPDDIKQFQSEIIGQKILDIHRKGKFLLFELNDYVLVSHLRMEGKYSVHQEGEPVKKHTHIIFRFSTGEELRYNDVRKFGTMHLFHRGEVMNQKPLCLLGPDPFDDAFTAEYFIEKLKKTKRVIKSALLDQTIVAGLGNIYVDETLFKARIHPLVPANKLTQKEIKEVRKQAIATLEEAVLQGGTTIRSYVNSQGEMGMFQQKLYVYGQENKACKTCGNTIAKLKVGGRGTHICTSCQPIKR from the coding sequence ATGCCGGAATTACCAGAAGTAGAAACCATTCGCAACACGTTAAAACGATTTGTAATCAACAGAACGATTGATCAAATAGATATTTATTGGCCAAAAATAATTAAGCAACCTGATGATATAAAGCAATTTCAGTCAGAGATTATAGGGCAAAAAATTTTAGACATTCATCGAAAAGGGAAATTTTTATTGTTTGAATTAAACGATTATGTTCTCGTTTCACATCTTCGAATGGAAGGGAAATATAGCGTTCATCAAGAAGGAGAACCGGTAAAGAAACATACGCATATTATCTTTCGATTTTCTACCGGAGAAGAATTACGTTATAATGACGTCCGAAAATTTGGCACGATGCATTTGTTTCATCGGGGAGAGGTAATGAATCAAAAGCCGTTATGTTTGTTAGGTCCTGACCCATTCGATGATGCATTTACGGCAGAATACTTTATTGAGAAGCTGAAAAAAACAAAGCGCGTTATTAAATCCGCTTTATTAGATCAAACGATTGTAGCTGGATTAGGAAACATCTATGTGGATGAAACATTGTTCAAGGCACGTATTCATCCTTTAGTACCAGCAAACAAATTAACGCAGAAAGAAATAAAAGAAGTTCGCAAGCAAGCCATTGCTACTTTAGAAGAGGCTGTATTGCAGGGCGGTACAACGATACGCTCTTATGTCAATAGCCAAGGTGAAATGGGGATGTTTCAACAAAAACTTTATGTATATGGTCAAGAAAATAAAGCTTGTAAAACATGTGGTAATACCATTGCCAAATTAAAAGTTGGTGGACGTGGGACACATATTTGTACAAGCTGTCAGCCAATAAAGAGGTGA
- the coaE gene encoding dephospho-CoA kinase (Dephospho-CoA kinase (CoaE) performs the final step in coenzyme A biosynthesis.) — protein MSVIIGLTGSIATGKSTISLMFDDFRIPVIDADKLAREVVKPGERAYEEIIRHFGLEILRKDKTLNRELLGEIIFADEQKREQLNHIVHPAVREKMVEKRDAYLQSGYTCVVLDIPLLFENNLTSLVDKTIVVYVDEATQLQRLMERDDYSEAEAKQRIKAQMSITEKVKKADGVIDNTGSKLESFEQLEKLLLAWNILPG, from the coding sequence ATGAGTGTAATTATTGGTCTAACTGGTAGCATTGCAACGGGAAAAAGTACTATTTCTTTAATGTTTGATGATTTTCGTATTCCTGTAATTGATGCGGATAAACTTGCTAGGGAAGTTGTAAAACCCGGGGAGAGAGCGTATGAAGAAATTATTCGACATTTTGGCCTGGAAATCTTGAGAAAGGATAAAACATTAAACCGAGAGTTGCTAGGTGAAATTATATTTGCAGATGAACAGAAGCGAGAGCAATTAAATCATATTGTTCATCCTGCTGTAAGAGAAAAAATGGTTGAAAAAAGAGACGCTTATCTTCAATCAGGATATACATGTGTTGTGCTTGATATTCCTTTATTGTTTGAGAATAATTTGACTTCGCTCGTTGATAAAACAATTGTTGTTTATGTTGATGAAGCTACGCAATTACAGCGTTTAATGGAGAGGGACGACTATTCTGAAGCGGAAGCGAAGCAGCGAATAAAAGCGCAAATGTCTATAACAGAAAAAGTCAAAAAAGCTGACGGCGTTATTGATAATACTGGATCAAAGCTTGAATCTTTTGAGCAACTGGAAAAGTTGCTATTAGCATGGAATATACTCCCTGGTTAA
- a CDS encoding glyceraldehyde-3-phosphate dehydrogenase, whose protein sequence is MRKTRIAINGFGRIGRMVFRQAIKDKNLNVVAINASYPAETLAHLIKYDSVHGILDEEVKSLHKGIMVGESHVELVNSRVPEQLPWEELAIDVVIEATGKFKTKESAGGHLRAGAKKVVITAPGKEVDQTIVMGVNEDAYDPQKHDVVSNASCTTNCLAPVVKIIDDYFGIENGLMTTVHAFTNDQKNIDNPHKDLRRARGCTQSIIPTSTGAAKALGEVLPHLNGKLHGMALRVPTPNVSLVDLVVDVKKEVTARQVNEVFKKAADADYSGIIQYSDEPLVSIDYTTTEYSAIIDGLSTIVMEGRKIKVLAWYDNEWGYSKRVLDLTKLVGHYLVEKHMQMS, encoded by the coding sequence ATGAGAAAAACGAGAATTGCAATAAATGGATTTGGCCGTATTGGGCGAATGGTTTTTCGACAAGCGATAAAAGATAAAAATTTAAATGTGGTAGCGATTAATGCTAGTTATCCAGCTGAAACGTTAGCACATTTAATTAAATATGACAGCGTACATGGAATTTTAGACGAGGAAGTGAAATCGCTTCACAAAGGAATTATGGTAGGAGAAAGCCATGTTGAATTAGTTAATTCTCGAGTTCCAGAACAATTACCTTGGGAGGAACTAGCAATTGATGTCGTAATTGAAGCTACTGGAAAATTCAAAACGAAAGAAAGCGCTGGTGGGCATCTTCGTGCAGGAGCTAAAAAAGTAGTCATTACTGCACCAGGTAAAGAAGTAGATCAAACGATAGTAATGGGAGTTAACGAAGATGCTTATGATCCACAAAAGCATGATGTTGTTTCCAATGCTTCCTGTACTACAAACTGTCTTGCACCTGTTGTAAAAATTATTGATGATTATTTCGGTATTGAAAATGGGTTAATGACGACTGTACATGCTTTTACAAATGACCAAAAAAACATTGATAATCCACATAAAGACTTAAGAAGAGCTAGAGGTTGCACCCAATCTATTATCCCAACTTCTACTGGTGCAGCTAAAGCTTTGGGAGAAGTGCTCCCTCATTTAAATGGCAAACTTCATGGCATGGCTTTACGTGTACCAACACCTAACGTTTCATTAGTAGATCTTGTAGTGGATGTAAAAAAAGAAGTTACAGCTAGACAAGTTAATGAAGTATTTAAAAAAGCTGCCGATGCTGACTATAGCGGCATTATTCAGTATAGTGATGAGCCACTAGTGTCTATTGATTATACAACTACTGAATATTCCGCTATTATAGATGGTCTGTCAACGATAGTCATGGAGGGGCGCAAAATCAAAGTATTAGCATGGTATGATAATGAATGGGGCTACTCTAAGCGTGTATTGGATTTAACGAAACTTGTAGGTCATTATCTTGTTGAAAAGCATATGCAAATGAGCTAA
- the speD gene encoding adenosylmethionine decarboxylase, with amino-acid sequence MDTKGRHIIVELWKCNKDVLNNIIEMERFFVEAALKAGAEIREVTFHKFAPIGISGVIIISESHLTVHSFPEHGYASVDVYTCGYNIDPYIAVECISQHLQAGKVEKMEITRGMGTLSFSTKK; translated from the coding sequence ATGGATACAAAGGGAAGGCATATCATTGTTGAACTTTGGAAATGCAATAAAGATGTATTAAATAACATAATAGAAATGGAACGGTTTTTCGTTGAAGCTGCTTTAAAGGCTGGAGCAGAAATAAGAGAAGTTACGTTTCATAAGTTTGCACCAATTGGAATAAGTGGTGTCATTATTATTTCTGAATCTCATCTTACAGTACATAGTTTCCCAGAACATGGCTATGCCAGTGTTGATGTATATACATGTGGATACAATATTGATCCTTACATAGCGGTAGAATGTATATCACAACACTTGCAGGCAGGCAAAGTAGAAAAAATGGAAATTACAAGAGGAATGGGAACATTAAGTTTCAGCACAAAAAAATAA
- a CDS encoding cytosolic protein gives MGFRNTISKYFSNHAETQDNHWNASLQTHYYKTTKEKAMQALENLFEQSSKYDIHAISKEHGELSIQVKKGKKAFIIATVIMVRPYQTAIDFSVTTESQLPIDFGYSTKVIQQLYREINKALPFITKQDR, from the coding sequence ATGGGTTTTCGGAATACCATTTCCAAATATTTTAGTAATCATGCTGAAACACAAGATAATCATTGGAATGCCAGTTTACAAACACATTATTATAAAACAACGAAAGAAAAAGCAATGCAAGCACTTGAAAATTTATTTGAACAGTCTTCAAAATATGACATTCATGCTATATCTAAAGAGCATGGAGAATTAAGTATACAAGTTAAAAAAGGGAAAAAAGCATTTATTATTGCAACAGTAATTATGGTACGACCGTATCAAACCGCTATTGATTTTTCTGTTACAACAGAATCTCAACTACCAATAGATTTTGGTTATAGTACAAAAGTCATTCAACAATTATATAGAGAAATAAATAAAGCATTACCTTTCATCACGAAACAAGACAGGTAA
- the nrdR gene encoding transcriptional regulator NrdR — protein MRCSNCQNKSTKVLDSRPIEEGQAIRRRRECERCGFRFTTFERIEDVPLIVVKKDGARQEFSRDKLVRGLIKACEKRPVPLETIEEIALNVEKELRNEGISEVHSKDVGEQIMDRLSEVDEVAYVRFASVYRQFKDINVFLDELKDIMNNNKEYNTDGKG, from the coding sequence ATGAGATGTTCAAATTGCCAAAATAAAAGCACAAAAGTACTCGATTCCAGACCAATAGAAGAAGGACAAGCAATTCGGCGAAGAAGAGAGTGTGAACGTTGTGGCTTCCGGTTTACAACATTCGAACGGATTGAAGATGTACCGTTGATCGTAGTGAAAAAAGACGGCGCGAGGCAAGAATTTAGTCGGGATAAGTTAGTTCGTGGCTTAATTAAAGCTTGTGAAAAACGCCCTGTACCGTTAGAAACCATTGAAGAGATTGCTTTAAATGTAGAAAAAGAATTACGAAATGAAGGTATTTCAGAAGTTCATAGTAAAGATGTAGGGGAACAAATTATGGACCGCCTTTCTGAGGTCGATGAAGTTGCATATGTACGTTTTGCTTCAGTATATAGACAGTTTAAGGATATAAATGTTTTCCTAGACGAGCTAAAGGATATTATGAATAATAATAAAGAATATAACACGGATGGAAAGGGTTAG
- a CDS encoding replication initiation and membrane attachment family protein — MGMNRIGKILPIEGYWVEFQGNLPTDYAKSLTHLYQPLIGMAAIILYQTLLHERELQADKQIPQTHHTLMNYLNLPLDGIYVARRKLEGIGLLKTYELNSNDNRVFTYVLKPAFSPGQFFKDPMLSQLLYHHIGREKYAHLEQHYAVNKQSVDGNNITASFQDVFQTIIPDSLPKEEQKQIQQGVNLDNVDFTSVEHSLKQRMIPTKKVLTAYNRKVITQMMLLYELETYEIEKAILWALTEENRLHINEFKAACFDLFQSKNQEKSVRLVEKATKEVHKGEEPVGSTKEEQLIYHLEHISPKQLLEDLSSGHHASEQDLRLIGDIMTSQGLPAPVMNVLIHYVLLQTNMKLSKNYLSKIASHWSRANLKTAKEAMAFAKKEVTNYKNSKKPTRKTQSKEVVPDWFKQQKKQQKQEVAATKEDKVDEVQEQKEIEMLLKQYSSYNK, encoded by the coding sequence ATGGGGATGAACAGGATAGGCAAAATTTTACCCATTGAAGGATACTGGGTGGAATTTCAAGGAAATCTGCCAACGGATTATGCAAAATCATTAACTCATTTATACCAACCTTTAATTGGAATGGCTGCTATTATCCTGTATCAAACATTACTCCATGAACGAGAATTACAAGCTGATAAGCAAATTCCTCAGACGCATCACACTTTAATGAATTACTTAAATCTTCCTTTAGACGGGATTTACGTTGCCAGACGCAAATTAGAAGGCATTGGTTTACTTAAAACTTATGAGTTGAATAGCAATGATAATCGAGTGTTTACGTATGTGTTAAAGCCTGCTTTTTCGCCTGGGCAATTTTTTAAAGATCCAATGCTTTCTCAGCTTTTATACCATCATATTGGTAGAGAAAAATATGCCCATTTAGAGCAACATTATGCTGTAAACAAACAGTCAGTAGATGGTAATAATATAACTGCTTCCTTCCAAGATGTATTTCAAACGATTATTCCTGATTCCTTGCCAAAGGAGGAGCAGAAGCAAATACAGCAAGGCGTGAATTTAGATAATGTAGATTTTACTTCTGTTGAACATAGCTTGAAGCAACGTATGATTCCAACTAAAAAGGTACTTACAGCTTACAATCGTAAAGTAATAACCCAGATGATGTTACTATATGAGTTGGAAACATATGAAATAGAAAAAGCAATTTTGTGGGCTTTAACGGAAGAAAATAGATTGCATATAAATGAATTCAAAGCAGCTTGCTTTGATTTATTTCAGTCGAAAAATCAGGAAAAGTCTGTCCGTCTCGTAGAAAAAGCGACTAAAGAAGTGCATAAGGGAGAAGAACCAGTAGGAAGTACGAAAGAAGAACAGCTCATTTATCATTTGGAGCATATTTCGCCTAAACAATTGTTGGAAGATTTGTCAAGTGGCCATCATGCTTCTGAACAAGACCTACGATTAATCGGCGACATTATGACATCACAAGGATTGCCAGCACCTGTTATGAATGTTTTAATACATTATGTACTTTTGCAAACAAATATGAAGTTATCTAAAAATTATTTATCTAAGATTGCTAGTCATTGGTCTAGGGCTAATTTAAAAACTGCGAAAGAAGCAATGGCTTTTGCGAAAAAAGAAGTAACTAATTATAAAAATTCAAAAAAGCCAACTAGAAAAACGCAATCGAAAGAAGTCGTTCCCGATTGGTTTAAACAACAAAAAAAGCAACAAAAACAGGAAGTTGCTGCTACGAAGGAAGACAAAGTGGATGAAGTGCAAGAGCAGAAAGAAATTGAAATGCTGTTAAAGCAGTATTCAAGCTATAACAAATAA
- the dnaI gene encoding primosomal protein DnaI, producing the protein MKPVQSTLQKWMRQNQNFQEHYAKIRQEILSDPEIKALIAEHPELTKKEIDKNLIKLHEFKTQSKQCSHCTCFNDCMNMIRGYSPVLNVEGGEIHLSYEKCYRRIDYEKQREQQQLVQSLYMPKQILEAKIDHIDADPKRSQAVREIVKFISGCEQEIPSKGLYLYGPFGVGKTYFLGALANKLKEMYISSALIYMPEFVREMKASMKDDSLNKKLAYFKKTDVLMLDDIGAEMQSPWFRDEILGSLLQYRMMEGLPVFFTSNYSMEELETHLASTRNGVEEVKAGRIIERMKQVSQPVAVFAENRRT; encoded by the coding sequence ATGAAACCAGTACAATCGACGTTGCAAAAATGGATGAGACAAAACCAAAATTTTCAGGAGCACTATGCTAAAATTCGCCAAGAAATATTAAGTGACCCGGAAATAAAAGCACTTATAGCTGAGCATCCAGAGTTAACTAAGAAAGAAATAGATAAAAACTTAATTAAACTACATGAGTTTAAGACACAGTCTAAACAATGTAGTCACTGTACATGTTTTAATGATTGCATGAATATGATTCGAGGGTACTCCCCCGTGTTAAACGTCGAAGGTGGAGAGATCCATTTGTCCTATGAAAAATGTTATCGGCGAATTGATTATGAAAAGCAGCGAGAACAACAGCAATTAGTTCAAAGCTTATATATGCCTAAACAGATATTGGAAGCTAAAATTGATCATATTGATGCTGATCCAAAACGTAGCCAAGCTGTTCGAGAAATTGTGAAGTTTATAAGTGGTTGTGAACAAGAAATTCCTTCTAAGGGATTGTATTTATACGGTCCTTTCGGTGTAGGAAAAACTTATTTCCTCGGGGCGCTTGCTAATAAATTAAAAGAAATGTATATCTCTTCAGCATTAATTTATATGCCTGAATTTGTAAGAGAAATGAAGGCTTCGATGAAAGATGACTCGTTGAATAAAAAATTGGCGTATTTTAAAAAGACGGATGTTCTTATGCTTGATGATATAGGTGCGGAGATGCAATCCCCGTGGTTTCGCGATGAAATTCTAGGGTCTTTATTGCAGTATCGTATGATGGAAGGGTTACCCGTATTTTTCACTTCCAATTACAGCATGGAAGAACTTGAAACACACTTAGCTTCTACTAGAAATGGTGTGGAAGAAGTGAAAGCAGGTCGTATCATTGAGCGAATGAAACAAGTGAGCCAACCAGTAGCCGTTTTTGCTGAAAACAGGCGAACGTAA
- the ytxC gene encoding putative sporulation protein YtxC: MELFIESDKEVIRFCEKMRQHNKQINLYWKTHKEWGNHLQFDANIPNQVLIPAIAKSLTNVFITHRMGKWITSVIEDYYFYTDTNEKEKILELTNWVMTGTDKDSLFVRKNENPQQLLESLFIANIKDTSTIHYDSLVKFRLKVFQDNVVHYVGLAIDEYKREEEHQEFINMLRGFVLNRKSSVPHIYMVQGETFSFYNGNGKPLSRLELRMLMQKEPLYLVGLDDNEFNLAPLIAMAPEHIYIYGDEPSEPKTLTVINVFQERVTFEPLRKFPFSHYMQKEQQ; this comes from the coding sequence GTGGAATTATTTATCGAGTCAGATAAAGAAGTCATTCGTTTCTGTGAAAAGATGCGCCAGCATAATAAACAGATTAACCTGTATTGGAAAACACATAAAGAATGGGGGAATCATTTACAATTTGATGCAAATATTCCAAATCAAGTACTTATCCCAGCGATTGCGAAATCTTTAACGAATGTATTTATTACACACCGTATGGGAAAATGGATAACGTCGGTTATAGAAGATTATTATTTTTATACAGATACAAATGAAAAGGAAAAGATCTTAGAGTTAACGAATTGGGTAATGACTGGTACGGATAAAGATAGCCTATTTGTAAGAAAAAATGAAAACCCACAGCAGCTACTTGAATCACTCTTCATTGCAAACATAAAAGATACATCGACCATTCACTATGACTCATTAGTGAAATTTCGACTAAAAGTATTTCAGGATAATGTTGTTCATTATGTCGGTCTTGCAATTGATGAGTATAAAAGAGAAGAAGAGCACCAAGAATTCATTAATATGCTAAGAGGTTTCGTCTTAAATCGTAAATCTTCTGTACCTCATATTTATATGGTACAAGGTGAAACATTTTCTTTTTACAATGGCAACGGTAAACCTCTTTCACGGCTAGAATTACGAATGTTGATGCAAAAAGAACCATTGTATTTAGTAGGTTTGGATGATAATGAGTTTAATTTAGCTCCACTTATTGCGATGGCACCTGAGCATATTTATATTTATGGAGATGAGCCGTCAGAACCAAAAACGTTAACAGTGATTAATGTATTTCAGGAAAGAGTGACTTTTGAACCACTTCGCAAGTTTCCATTCTCTCACTATATGCAGAAAGAACAACAATAG
- the thrS gene encoding threonine--tRNA ligase, with the protein MAEELTFVFPDGAEKAFQKGVTGEEVAGSISSGLKKQALAIKLDGIPFDLRRKLDHGGSIEIITNKDDAGIEIMRHSTAHLMAQAIKRLYKDVNFGVGPVIEEGFYYDMDMEHSITPEDLPKIEKEMKKIIDEALEIERLEVSRENAIEMFQDDPLKLELIDAIPEDEQVTIYKQGEFFDLCRGIHVPSTNKIKAFKLLSISGAYWRGDSNNKQLQRIYGTAFAKQSQVEAYLKLLEERKERDHRKLGKELDIFTISQKVGQGLPLWLPKGATIRRIIERYIVDLEERLGYDHVYTPVLGSVELYKTSGHWDHYHEDMFPEMKMDNEELVLRPMNCPHHMMVYKNQLYSYRSLPVRIAELGTMHRYEMSGALAGLQRVRAMTLNDAHIFARPDQLKDEFIRVVELVQKVYEDFGIKDYYFRLSYRDPEDKEKYVDNDAMWEKAQAMLKETMEELQVDYVEAEGEAAFYGPKLDVQVKTALGKDETLSTVQLDFHLPERFDLTYIGEDGQHHRPVVIHRGVVSTMERFVAFLIEEYKGAFPVWLAPVQVKVIPVSPKAHLNYAKQVADKLRLEGVRVAVDERDEKIGYKIREAQTQKIPFALVLGDNEVNEHAVNIRRYGEKETETVLLDAFIAMIKQEIDNKVLHKAK; encoded by the coding sequence ATGGCAGAAGAATTAACTTTTGTATTTCCAGACGGAGCAGAAAAAGCTTTTCAAAAAGGCGTAACTGGCGAAGAGGTTGCCGGTTCCATTTCCTCTGGATTAAAAAAACAGGCATTAGCTATTAAGTTAGATGGTATACCGTTTGATTTAAGACGTAAATTAGACCATGGTGGATCCATAGAAATTATTACGAACAAAGATGATGCGGGTATAGAAATTATGCGTCATTCGACAGCTCATTTAATGGCTCAAGCGATTAAGCGATTGTATAAAGATGTGAACTTTGGTGTCGGTCCAGTAATTGAAGAAGGTTTTTATTATGATATGGACATGGAGCATTCGATTACACCTGAAGATCTGCCGAAAATTGAAAAAGAAATGAAAAAAATAATAGACGAAGCTCTAGAAATAGAACGTTTAGAAGTATCAAGAGAAAATGCTATAGAAATGTTTCAAGACGACCCCTTGAAGCTAGAGCTAATTGATGCCATCCCAGAAGATGAACAAGTTACGATTTATAAACAAGGAGAGTTTTTTGATTTATGTCGCGGAATTCACGTACCTTCTACAAATAAAATTAAGGCTTTTAAGCTGTTAAGTATTTCAGGTGCTTATTGGCGTGGGGATAGTAATAATAAACAATTACAACGCATTTATGGAACGGCGTTTGCAAAACAAAGTCAAGTGGAAGCTTATTTAAAGTTGTTGGAAGAACGTAAAGAACGTGACCATCGGAAACTAGGTAAGGAATTAGATATTTTTACTATCTCGCAAAAGGTAGGACAAGGTCTACCGCTTTGGCTTCCAAAAGGTGCGACAATCCGTAGAATTATTGAACGCTATATTGTTGATTTAGAGGAACGTCTTGGTTATGACCATGTCTATACGCCTGTATTGGGAAGTGTCGAGTTATATAAGACGAGCGGGCATTGGGATCACTATCATGAAGATATGTTCCCAGAGATGAAGATGGACAACGAAGAATTAGTACTAAGACCAATGAATTGCCCACATCATATGATGGTATACAAAAATCAGCTGTACAGCTATCGGAGTCTTCCTGTACGTATTGCTGAGCTTGGAACAATGCATCGTTATGAGATGTCTGGAGCATTAGCTGGGTTACAGCGTGTGAGAGCCATGACTTTAAATGATGCCCATATTTTTGCTCGTCCAGATCAATTAAAAGATGAATTTATTCGTGTTGTTGAGCTTGTGCAAAAAGTATATGAGGATTTTGGTATTAAGGATTATTATTTCCGCTTATCCTATCGTGATCCTGAAGATAAAGAGAAATATGTGGACAACGATGCGATGTGGGAAAAAGCACAAGCAATGCTTAAAGAGACCATGGAAGAACTACAAGTAGATTATGTAGAAGCTGAAGGTGAAGCAGCGTTTTATGGTCCAAAGCTGGATGTACAAGTGAAAACAGCATTAGGAAAAGACGAAACATTATCAACCGTTCAACTTGATTTTCATCTTCCTGAACGATTTGATTTAACATATATTGGTGAAGATGGTCAACATCACCGCCCGGTAGTTATTCATCGCGGTGTCGTTTCTACAATGGAACGTTTCGTTGCATTCCTCATTGAAGAATATAAAGGTGCGTTCCCTGTATGGCTTGCTCCTGTTCAGGTAAAAGTGATTCCAGTGTCTCCAAAGGCGCATTTGAATTATGCGAAACAGGTTGCTGATAAATTAAGGTTAGAAGGAGTAAGGGTTGCAGTAGATGAGCGTGATGAAAAGATTGGTTATAAAATTCGAGAGGCCCAAACGCAAAAAATACCATTTGCGCTTGTTCTAGGTGATAATGAAGTGAACGAACATGCTGTAAATATTCGCCGTTACGGGGAAAAAGAAACAGAAACGGTTTTGCTTGATGCGTTTATCGCTATGATTAAGCAGGAAATTGACAATAAAGTTTTGCACAAAGCTAAATAA
- a CDS encoding aminoglycoside phosphotransferase family protein yields MEFGSPIARGNTADIYICNDIIVKLFHEKSAPNEALREAKKQAFVYSCGINVPKVWGVRKMDNRQAIIMEYIQGKTLGQMYQEEIRSLDDILTLSVAVQQQIHYKKTVHSSGMERMKQKLERQIAAVDQLERSEKVHLMQLLDVLSEDASLCHGDYHFFNLIASNNRVTIIDWVDASIGNIGADVYRTYLLYSQFSLEIAEKYLFYYCKMSELKRKEIFQWAPIIAAARLSEGVTTENEQRLMEIIHDGKK; encoded by the coding sequence TTGGAGTTTGGAAGCCCAATTGCAAGAGGAAATACCGCTGATATTTATATATGCAACGATATCATTGTGAAGCTATTTCATGAAAAATCCGCTCCTAATGAGGCGTTACGAGAAGCAAAAAAACAAGCTTTTGTTTATTCATGTGGTATCAATGTCCCGAAAGTTTGGGGAGTAAGAAAAATGGATAATCGGCAAGCGATTATAATGGAATATATCCAAGGGAAAACGTTAGGGCAAATGTATCAAGAGGAAATCCGTTCCTTAGATGACATTCTTACCTTATCTGTGGCTGTGCAGCAGCAAATACATTATAAAAAGACAGTTCATTCGAGCGGCATGGAGCGGATGAAACAAAAGCTAGAGCGTCAAATTGCTGCTGTTGATCAGTTGGAAAGATCGGAAAAAGTACACCTTATGCAGTTGTTAGACGTGTTATCTGAGGACGCTAGCTTATGCCATGGAGATTACCATTTTTTTAACCTAATTGCATCTAATAATCGTGTGACAATTATTGATTGGGTAGATGCTAGTATCGGTAATATTGGCGCCGATGTATATCGAACGTATTTGTTGTACTCTCAATTCTCGTTAGAAATAGCGGAAAAATATCTTTTTTATTACTGCAAGATGAGTGAATTAAAACGAAAAGAGATATTTCAGTGGGCTCCAATCATCGCAGCTGCAAGACTATCAGAAGGTGTAACTACAGAAAACGAACAGCGACTTATGGAAATAATTCACGATGGTAAGAAATGA
- the infC gene encoding translation initiation factor IF-3, producing the protein MNVNEKIRAREVRLIDANGDQLGVKPRQEALEIARKRNLDLVLVAPNAKPPVCRIMDYGKYRFEQQKKEKEARKKQKVINVKEVRFTPGIGDHDFETKLKNARKFLEKGDKVKAAVRFRGRAITHKELGREVLDRFAEEVKDIATVETKPKMEGRNMFMMLAPVNEK; encoded by the coding sequence ATGAATGTTAATGAGAAAATTCGTGCTCGTGAAGTGCGTTTAATTGATGCCAATGGCGATCAGTTAGGTGTTAAACCTCGTCAAGAAGCTCTAGAAATTGCTCGAAAACGCAATCTTGATTTAGTGCTTGTTGCTCCCAACGCAAAACCACCTGTATGTCGAATTATGGATTACGGGAAATATCGTTTTGAACAGCAGAAAAAAGAGAAAGAAGCACGTAAAAAACAAAAAGTTATTAACGTAAAAGAGGTTCGATTTACCCCTGGAATTGGCGATCACGATTTTGAAACGAAGCTAAAAAATGCTCGTAAGTTCTTAGAAAAAGGCGACAAAGTAAAAGCGGCTGTTCGTTTCCGTGGACGTGCTATTACGCATAAAGAATTAGGACGAGAAGTACTTGATCGATTTGCTGAGGAAGTAAAAGATATTGCGACTGTTGAGACAAAGCCTAAAATGGAAGGTCGTAATATGTTTATGATGCTTGCTCCAGTAAATGAGAAGTAG
- the rpmI gene encoding 50S ribosomal protein L35 — protein MPKMKTHKGSQKRFQKTGTGKLKRGHAYTSHMFANKSQKQKRKLRKTTTVSAGDYRRIKTMLPYK, from the coding sequence ATGCCAAAAATGAAGACCCATAAAGGTTCTCAGAAACGTTTTCAAAAAACAGGTACTGGAAAATTAAAACGTGGCCATGCATACACTAGCCACATGTTTGCAAATAAATCTCAAAAGCAAAAGCGTAAACTTCGTAAAACAACCACAGTATCAGCTGGTGATTACAGAAGAATTAAAACAATGCTTCCTTATAAATAA